In a single window of the Chondrocystis sp. NIES-4102 genome:
- a CDS encoding phycobilisome linker polypeptide, translating into MSVTASGGSSLARPQLYQTAAVSAILQAEQQDRFLEGGELKELTAYYTSGIQRLNIAQTITNNADIIVSRAANRIFTGGSPMSYLEKPPAIQEVAIATAGGNTNVPQELLVQQDDENAGSGLFGAFRSLFSGGSGPAPAGFRPISVSQYGPANMQKSLRDMSWFLRYISYAIVAGNPNILVVNIRGLREIIERACSSAATIVALQEMRAASRDYFRKDQAAAEIVTQYFDVAISEFKAPTPSDKLRQGTSSTTQGLQLPQSYFNASEKRQKFVMKPGLSTVEKQAVIKAAYRQIFERDITRAYGQSISYLESQVKNGDISMKEFVRRICKSELYRKQFFEPFINSRALELAFRHILGRGPSSREEVQDYFSIVSEKGLAGLVDALVDSQEYSDYFGEETVPYLRGLGQEAQECRNWGMQQELLNYSAPFRKVPQFLTTFARYNRPLPDQHVYGSGNDPLEIQFGAIFPKETRNPSSSPAPFNKDTKRLLIHRGAAINNQNSNPKARSEFPGSLGAKVIRLNNELPGASNGSSVKFSENSTQAVIRACYRQVFGRDVYQGQELKVAEIKLENGEITVRDFIKALAKSDTFRSLYWTSLYVVKAVEYIHRRLLGRPTYGRQETNKYFDICAKQGFYALVDAIIDSEEYTAAFGSDTVPYERYLTPAGLQLRKARPGSIGEGIGAKVIKTETPRFVELGQVSNSRTTPEVQQRIAQGVSAQRQQNKVFKLTSTVDKLGVQNVIKAAYRQVFERDIDPYVVQTQFSVLESRLSNGEINVKEFIEGLGSSELYIKEFYTPYPNTKAIELGTKHFLGRAPLNQREIQKYNQILAAQGIRAFIGAMVNSMEYVQIFGEDTVPFRRFPTLPAANFPNTEKLYNQLTKQNDDIVIPSFEPRKLNV; encoded by the coding sequence ATGAGTGTAACGGCAAGTGGTGGCAGTTCATTAGCCCGTCCTCAACTTTATCAAACCGCAGCGGTGTCAGCAATCTTACAAGCTGAGCAGCAAGACCGCTTTTTAGAAGGAGGCGAACTAAAAGAATTAACAGCATATTATACATCTGGAATTCAACGTTTAAATATTGCACAAACCATTACCAACAATGCGGATATCATTGTCTCGCGAGCAGCGAACCGCATTTTTACTGGTGGTTCACCAATGTCCTATCTAGAAAAACCACCAGCCATACAAGAAGTAGCAATAGCTACGGCAGGTGGCAATACAAACGTACCTCAAGAATTATTGGTACAACAAGATGATGAAAATGCTGGAAGCGGTCTTTTCGGAGCATTTAGATCTTTATTTAGTGGTGGATCAGGCCCTGCTCCTGCTGGTTTTAGACCAATAAGTGTTTCTCAATATGGACCTGCAAATATGCAGAAGTCTTTGCGAGATATGTCTTGGTTTCTACGTTACATAAGCTATGCAATTGTAGCGGGCAATCCTAATATTTTGGTCGTAAACATCAGAGGTTTGCGAGAAATCATTGAAAGAGCTTGTTCTAGCGCAGCAACTATTGTAGCCTTACAAGAAATGCGAGCAGCATCTAGAGATTACTTCCGTAAAGATCAAGCAGCAGCCGAGATTGTTACTCAGTATTTTGATGTTGCCATTAGTGAGTTCAAAGCTCCCACTCCCTCGGACAAATTACGTCAAGGTACTTCCTCCACTACCCAAGGCTTACAGTTACCTCAAAGTTACTTTAATGCTTCTGAAAAACGTCAAAAGTTTGTGATGAAGCCTGGGTTATCTACCGTAGAAAAACAAGCGGTAATTAAAGCAGCTTATAGACAAATCTTTGAACGAGATATTACTCGTGCTTATGGTCAGTCAATTTCTTATTTAGAATCACAGGTTAAAAACGGCGATATTTCCATGAAGGAATTTGTACGTCGTATATGTAAATCCGAACTATATCGCAAACAATTTTTTGAACCTTTTATAAATAGTCGTGCTTTAGAACTTGCTTTTCGTCATATCTTAGGACGTGGACCTTCCTCTCGTGAAGAAGTTCAAGACTATTTCTCAATTGTTTCAGAAAAAGGACTAGCAGGTTTAGTTGATGCCTTAGTAGATTCTCAAGAATATTCAGATTACTTTGGAGAAGAAACTGTTCCATACCTAAGAGGATTAGGTCAAGAAGCACAAGAATGTCGTAATTGGGGGATGCAGCAAGAACTGCTTAACTATAGTGCGCCATTCCGCAAAGTTCCTCAGTTTTTAACTACTTTTGCTCGTTATAATCGTCCTCTACCAGATCAACACGTATACGGTTCGGGTAATGATCCTTTAGAAATCCAATTTGGTGCGATTTTCCCCAAAGAAACTCGTAACCCAAGCTCTAGCCCTGCTCCTTTTAATAAAGATACTAAACGTTTATTGATTCATCGCGGTGCAGCGATTAATAACCAAAATAGTAATCCTAAAGCTAGAAGTGAATTTCCTGGTTCTTTAGGGGCGAAAGTCATTCGTTTAAACAACGAACTACCTGGTGCTAGTAATGGGTCAAGCGTTAAGTTTTCCGAAAATTCTACTCAAGCAGTAATTAGAGCTTGTTACCGTCAGGTTTTTGGTCGAGATGTATATCAAGGTCAAGAATTAAAAGTAGCAGAAATCAAATTAGAAAACGGTGAGATTACTGTTCGTGACTTTATCAAAGCTTTAGCAAAATCTGATACTTTCCGTAGCTTGTATTGGACATCTTTGTATGTAGTTAAAGCTGTAGAATACATCCACCGTCGTCTTCTAGGTCGTCCTACCTATGGTCGTCAAGAAACTAACAAGTATTTTGATATCTGTGCCAAACAGGGTTTTTATGCTTTAGTTGACGCGATTATCGATTCAGAAGAATATACCGCAGCTTTTGGTTCAGATACTGTTCCTTATGAACGTTATCTAACTCCTGCTGGGTTACAGCTTAGAAAAGCTCGTCCAGGTTCAATTGGTGAAGGAATTGGGGCGAAGGTTATTAAAACTGAAACACCTCGTTTCGTAGAATTAGGTCAAGTTAGCAACTCTCGTACCACCCCAGAAGTTCAGCAAAGAATCGCTCAAGGAGTTTCTGCACAGCGTCAACAAAACAAAGTGTTTAAACTTACTAGCACTGTCGATAAACTAGGGGTTCAAAACGTAATTAAAGCAGCCTACCGTCAGGTGTTTGAGCGCGATATCGATCCTTATGTAGTTCAAACTCAGTTTTCTGTACTAGAAAGTCGCTTGAGTAACGGTGAAATAAACGTTAAAGAATTTATTGAAGGTTTAGGATCTTCGGAATTATATATCAAAGAATTCTATACCCCTTACCCCAATACCAAAGCGATCGAATTAGGTACAAAACACTTCTTAGGACGTGCGCCTCTAAATCAACGAGAAATTCAGAAATATAATCAAATTCTCGCTGCTCAAGGTATTCGAGCCTTTATTGGTGCTATGGTCAATAGTATGGAGTATGTTCAAATTTTCGGTGAAGACACTGTGCCTTTCCGCCGTTTCCCAACTCTCCCTGCTGCCAATTTCCCCAATACTGAGAAACTTTATAATCAGTTGACTAAACAGAATGACGATATCGTAATTCCAAGTTTTGAGCCTAGAAAACTGAACGTTTAA
- a CDS encoding phycobilisome protein — MSIVTKSIVNADAEARYLSPGELDRIKSFVTTGESRLRIAQTLTESRERIVKQAGDQLFQKRPDVVSPGGNAYGEEMTATCLRDMDYYLRLITYGVVAGDVTPIEEIGLVGAKEMYKSLGTDVGAMAQSIREMKNIATSMMSADDSTEAASYFDYVIGAMQ, encoded by the coding sequence ATGAGTATTGTCACGAAATCTATCGTGAACGCCGATGCAGAGGCTCGTTATTTGAGTCCTGGCGAATTAGATAGAATTAAATCCTTCGTAACGACAGGTGAAAGCCGTCTACGTATTGCTCAAACTCTAACAGAGTCCCGCGAGCGCATCGTTAAACAAGCTGGAGACCAGTTATTCCAAAAACGTCCTGATGTTGTTTCTCCTGGCGGTAACGCTTACGGTGAAGAAATGACTGCAACTTGTCTACGTGACATGGACTACTATCTACGCCTAATTACTTACGGTGTAGTAGCTGGTGATGTAACTCCAATCGAAGAGATTGGTTTAGTTGGTGCTAAAGAAATGTACAAATCTTTAGGTACTGACGTAGGTGCTATGGCTCAAAGCATCCGTGAAATGAAAAACATAGCAACTTCTATGATGTCTGCCGATGACAGCACAGAAGCAGCTTCTTACTTCGATTACGTTATCGGAGCTATGCAGTAG
- a CDS encoding allophycocyanin beta subunit, producing MQDAITSVINSADVQGRYLDGAAMDKLKNYFQTGQLRVRAASVISANAASIVKEAVAKSLLYSDVTRPGGNMYTTRRYAACIRDLDYYLRYSTYAMLAGDPSILDERVLNGLKETYNSLGVPVSSTVQAIQAMKEVTASLTGADAGKEMGVYFDYICSGLS from the coding sequence ATGCAAGACGCAATTACCTCTGTAATTAATTCGGCTGATGTTCAAGGCAGATACCTCGATGGTGCTGCTATGGATAAGCTCAAAAACTATTTTCAAACTGGTCAATTAAGAGTTCGTGCAGCTAGCGTAATCAGTGCTAATGCAGCTAGTATCGTTAAAGAAGCAGTAGCAAAATCTTTGCTATATTCTGATGTTACTCGTCCTGGTGGTAACATGTATACTACTCGTCGTTATGCAGCTTGTATTCGCGACTTAGACTATTATCTCCGTTATTCCACTTACGCTATGCTAGCTGGAGATCCTTCGATCTTAGATGAGCGCGTACTTAACGGTTTGAAAGAAACTTATAATTCTCTGGGTGTTCCTGTTTCTTCTACAGTTCAAGCTATTCAAGCTATGAAAGAAGTAACTGCAAGCTTAACTGGTGCTGATGCTGGTAAAGAAATGGGCGTTTATTTCGACTATATCTGCTCTGGCTTAAGCTAA
- a CDS encoding CpcD phycobilisome linker-like protein, with protein MRMFKVTACVPSQTRIRTQRELQNTFFTKLVPYDNWFREQQRIMKMGGRIIKVELATGKQGVNTGLS; from the coding sequence ATGCGTATGTTCAAGGTGACTGCTTGTGTCCCTAGTCAAACTAGAATTCGGACTCAAAGAGAATTACAAAATACTTTTTTTACTAAGTTAGTGCCTTACGATAATTGGTTTCGTGAGCAACAAAGAATCATGAAAATGGGAGGCAGAATTATTAAAGTTGAGTTAGCTACAGGTAAGCAAGGTGTAAACACAGGCTTATCATAA
- a CDS encoding cell cycle protein translates to MRQYLRYFIPFVDPQIKSWTWEARLLNWLTGIWLIIGLVTLVSASYPEGIVNNNDGLYILKRQLIGVVVGIIGFNWMARQPLSKTLKIAPVMVLFLLLLIFITLVPGLGKTTMGASRWIAIGPFSLQPSELIKPFLMLQAAYIFSRWDKLPNRVRIVWLVVFVLVLAGILMQPNLSTTALCGISLWLIALAGELPLSQLIIVAVSGLSVACLSVSIHSYQLKRITSFINPWEKYHSEGYQLIQSLLAIASGQLSGSGFGLSQQKLSYLPIRSTDFIFAVYAEEFGFIGCVLLLLLIMFYGTLALRVTIKCQHSVSRLVAVGAMVFIVGQSLINIGVATGSLPTTGLPLPFFSYGINSVIASLLLAGLLVRVARESNTAKIINMQAISSPSRL, encoded by the coding sequence GTGAGGCAATATCTTAGATATTTTATTCCTTTTGTCGATCCTCAGATTAAGTCTTGGACATGGGAAGCTCGCTTATTAAATTGGTTAACGGGTATTTGGTTAATTATTGGTTTAGTCACTCTCGTTTCGGCATCCTATCCAGAAGGGATTGTTAATAATAATGATGGATTATATATTCTCAAGCGACAATTAATTGGGGTTGTAGTAGGTATTATTGGATTTAACTGGATGGCGCGTCAGCCGTTGTCTAAAACCTTAAAAATTGCACCTGTAATGGTGTTATTTCTATTGTTATTAATTTTCATTACTTTAGTGCCTGGGTTGGGTAAAACCACTATGGGAGCAAGTCGCTGGATTGCTATCGGCCCATTTTCTTTACAACCTTCAGAGCTTATTAAACCGTTTTTGATGCTACAAGCAGCTTATATATTTTCTCGCTGGGATAAATTGCCAAATAGGGTGCGGATAGTTTGGTTAGTTGTATTTGTATTGGTATTGGCAGGAATTTTAATGCAACCTAACTTGAGTACTACTGCATTATGTGGAATAAGTTTATGGTTGATAGCTTTAGCTGGGGAATTACCTTTGAGTCAATTAATTATAGTGGCTGTAAGTGGGTTGAGTGTAGCTTGCTTGAGTGTCAGTATTCATTCCTATCAGCTAAAACGAATTACTTCCTTTATAAATCCTTGGGAGAAGTACCATAGTGAGGGATATCAGTTAATTCAAAGTCTACTGGCGATCGCATCTGGGCAATTATCTGGTTCTGGGTTTGGACTTTCGCAACAAAAATTATCATATCTGCCAATTAGATCTACAGATTTTATCTTTGCCGTTTATGCTGAAGAATTTGGCTTTATTGGCTGTGTGCTACTACTGCTATTAATTATGTTTTATGGAACTTTAGCTTTAAGAGTGACAATTAAGTGTCAACACAGTGTTTCTAGATTGGTAGCAGTGGGTGCAATGGTCTTTATTGTGGGGCAATCATTGATTAATATTGGTGTAGCAACAGGGTCGTTACCAACCACGGGTTTACCTTTGCCTTTTTTTAGCTACGGGATTAATTCTGTAATTGCTTCATTGCTACTTGCAGGTTTATTGGTAAGAGTAGCCCGAGAAAGTAACACAGCCAAAATAATTAATATGCAGGCAATTTCTTCCCCTAGCAGACTTTAA
- a CDS encoding serine/threonine protein kinase containing TPR domain produces MPTPHRDLLDSARPITNFERIMHAPGSVIGNRYQIIQRLGRKEMGKTYLVKDLQATGDARCVIEQLSLNSDNQGDWELIEQRLVEEVKVLERLGDHPQIPQFYNYFFENQQFYLAREYIDGDNLEQEVERRIFEEADVIFLIQDILIILDFIHKINVVHRDIQPINIVRRKQDQSFVLVNFGTIRELANTSVDVNQDAIAPKSLGNWAYIAPEQKIGQVNLTSDLYALANTAVYALTGRSLQAWSQNNQQWQQQCQISKKLETILTKMMSSSIEARYGSALDVLTELRPLLRIRQLVGGRYRITHYLGQNEGVDTYLADNLRRQYQSPCLIKLIELASNHSDSKIKIERRFGEELSILEKLGYHDQIPQLWDHGEENDEFYLVQAYIPGESLANIIQEQDLSIQQIIKILISTLVVLGYSHQNRIIHRNLQPENILIRQEDQQVILTDFGILKDIKTLSYKQIDSSQRQDNYASPEQIAGRPTLSSDLYALGMIIIEAITKVKPSQFKRDIETGKLNWQSKIDVDRRLSKIINRMIELDLGKRYQSAEQVISDLQKINLLSPSKIAQPNKVKSLNLAQIKLRVTPLIIGLLGIIFLLCSIEFAFPTLRPIYYWYQGKKNLIKHPDSALNIFTLAIDLKPTSVLGWFGRGEALYKLERYPEALAAYSEATRLKESEFRYWQKQGDTLYQLERYTEAIAVYNRALELEPNQGELYNSKGRALYQLENYPKALEMQESALKFDQHNPQFMSDRAKNLLALKRYSEALSEFNRLRAIKPLNVQLWEDKSLVLTALNRPQEAATVIQEVIQAYQSILQKQKLDSKVWLDFANFLATNKIYQPALNSYKQVIKLKPDFYQAWLGKGKVLTQLNQEESALTALNQALQIRPQSYLALQAKGLIYQNQGNLSSAIALFDQAVKINPNYAPLWRDRGIALKQQGNYNQAIKSFTQANKITSWDLPTWVNLATVWEILDQDKQALFALDRALKLDPSNVDIWSQKGAIYTQNAQYNEACDTYRQSRKIIPNSEVIFNSMTSLGCRLQ; encoded by the coding sequence ATGCCTACTCCCCATCGGGATCTACTAGATTCTGCCCGTCCAATAACCAATTTTGAGAGAATCATGCACGCTCCAGGGTCTGTGATTGGTAATCGCTATCAAATTATTCAGAGGTTAGGTAGGAAGGAAATGGGAAAAACCTACCTAGTCAAAGATTTACAGGCTACAGGTGATGCTCGCTGCGTGATAGAGCAATTAAGTCTAAACTCAGATAATCAAGGTGATTGGGAATTAATTGAGCAACGTTTAGTGGAAGAGGTGAAAGTATTAGAAAGGTTGGGCGATCATCCTCAAATCCCTCAATTTTATAATTATTTCTTTGAAAACCAACAATTTTATCTAGCAAGAGAATATATTGATGGCGATAATTTAGAACAAGAAGTTGAAAGGAGAATTTTTGAAGAAGCAGATGTTATCTTTTTAATTCAAGATATTTTAATAATTTTAGATTTTATTCATAAAATTAATGTAGTTCATCGTGATATACAACCAATCAATATAGTTAGGCGTAAGCAAGATCAAAGTTTTGTATTAGTAAATTTTGGCACAATACGTGAACTTGCAAACACTAGCGTTGATGTAAATCAAGATGCCATAGCTCCCAAGTCTTTGGGCAATTGGGCATATATTGCGCCTGAACAAAAAATTGGACAAGTTAATTTAACAAGTGATTTATATGCTTTAGCTAACACTGCTGTATACGCTTTAACAGGGCGATCGCTCCAGGCGTGGTCACAAAATAATCAACAGTGGCAGCAACAGTGTCAAATTAGTAAAAAACTAGAGACAATCTTAACTAAAATGATGTCTTCTAGTATAGAAGCTCGTTATGGGTCTGCTTTGGATGTATTGACAGAGTTACGACCTTTATTAAGGATTCGTCAGTTAGTGGGAGGACGTTACAGGATCACCCATTATTTGGGGCAAAATGAGGGTGTTGATACATATTTGGCTGATAATTTACGTCGTCAATATCAATCTCCCTGTTTAATAAAACTAATAGAACTTGCGAGTAATCATAGCGATAGCAAAATAAAAATAGAAAGGCGTTTTGGGGAAGAGTTATCGATTTTAGAAAAATTAGGTTATCACGATCAAATCCCTCAATTATGGGATCATGGGGAAGAAAACGACGAATTTTATTTAGTTCAAGCCTATATTCCTGGGGAAAGTCTGGCGAATATTATTCAAGAGCAAGATTTATCAATACAACAAATAATTAAAATTTTAATTAGCACCCTAGTAGTTTTAGGTTATAGTCACCAAAACCGTATTATTCATCGTAATCTGCAACCTGAAAACATCTTAATTCGTCAAGAAGATCAACAAGTAATATTAACCGACTTTGGGATTTTAAAAGATATTAAAACTTTATCTTATAAGCAAATAGATTCCAGTCAAAGACAGGATAATTATGCTTCTCCCGAACAAATTGCTGGTAGACCTACTCTTAGCAGTGATTTGTATGCTTTGGGGATGATAATTATTGAAGCTATAACTAAAGTTAAACCGAGTCAATTTAAGAGAGATATTGAGACAGGTAAACTAAATTGGCAATCAAAAATCGATGTGGATCGTCGTTTGAGTAAAATTATCAATAGGATGATTGAGCTTGATTTAGGAAAGCGTTATCAATCGGCAGAACAAGTTATTAGTGATTTACAAAAGATTAATCTTCTTAGTCCGTCTAAAATAGCTCAACCTAACAAAGTTAAAAGTTTAAATTTAGCCCAGATAAAATTACGAGTCACACCATTAATTATTGGATTATTGGGGATAATTTTTTTACTATGCAGTATTGAATTTGCTTTTCCTACCCTCAGACCTATATATTACTGGTATCAAGGTAAAAAAAACTTAATTAAACACCCAGATTCCGCTTTGAATATCTTTACCTTAGCCATAGATTTAAAACCGACAAGTGTTTTAGGTTGGTTTGGACGTGGGGAGGCGTTATATAAGTTAGAAAGATATCCCGAAGCTTTAGCAGCTTATTCTGAAGCAACACGCCTAAAAGAGTCTGAATTTAGATATTGGCAAAAACAAGGAGATACTTTATATCAGTTAGAAAGATATACCGAAGCGATCGCCGTTTATAATCGCGCCCTAGAATTAGAACCTAATCAAGGAGAATTATATAATTCTAAAGGAAGAGCCTTGTATCAGCTAGAGAACTATCCAAAAGCTTTAGAAATGCAAGAGTCTGCTTTAAAATTTGATCAGCATAACCCTCAATTTATGAGCGATCGCGCTAAAAATTTACTGGCATTAAAACGCTATAGTGAGGCTTTGAGTGAATTTAACCGTTTAAGAGCGATCAAACCATTAAATGTTCAACTATGGGAAGATAAATCTTTAGTGTTGACCGCTTTAAATCGCCCTCAAGAAGCAGCAACAGTTATACAAGAGGTAATTCAAGCTTACCAGTCAATACTGCAAAAGCAAAAGCTAGATAGTAAAGTCTGGTTAGATTTTGCCAACTTTCTAGCTACCAATAAAATATATCAGCCAGCACTTAATTCCTATAAGCAAGTAATTAAACTTAAACCAGATTTCTATCAAGCATGGTTAGGGAAAGGAAAAGTTTTAACCCAATTAAACCAAGAGGAATCCGCATTAACCGCGCTCAATCAAGCTTTACAAATCCGTCCCCAGTCCTATTTAGCACTACAAGCCAAGGGTTTAATTTATCAAAATCAAGGCAATTTAAGCAGCGCGATCGCTCTTTTTGATCAAGCCGTAAAAATCAATCCTAATTACGCTCCTTTATGGCGCGATCGAGGAATAGCACTCAAGCAACAAGGTAATTATAATCAAGCGATCAAATCTTTCACTCAAGCCAACAAAATTACTTCTTGGGATCTGCCAACTTGGGTTAATTTAGCGACAGTTTGGGAAATACTAGACCAAGATAAACAAGCTCTCTTCGCCTTAGATCGCGCCCTCAAACTTGATCCGAGCAATGTAGATATTTGGAGTCAAAAAGGAGCAATCTATACCCAAAACGCTCAATACAATGAAGCTTGTGACACTTATCGTCAATCCCGTAAAATCATCCCCAACTCTGAGGTGATTTTCAACTCCATGACTTCTTTAGGTTGTCGCCTGCAATAA
- a CDS encoding NADH dehydrogenase (quinone): MAQIETRTEPMILNMGPHHPSMHGVLRLIVTLDGEDVIDCEPVIGYLHRGMEKIAESRTSVMYVPYVSRWDYAAGMFNEAITVNAPEKLAGIEVPKRAQYIRVIMLELNRIANHLLWLGPFMADVGAQTPFFYIFRERELIYDLWEAATGQRLVNNNYFRIGGVSVDLPYGWIDKCEDFCDYFDPKVDEYEKLITNNPIFRRRVEGVGTISRDQAINWGLSGPMLRASGVKWDLRKVDHYECYDDFDWDVQWETAGDCFARYLVRVREMRESVKIIRQALKAIPGGAYENLEAKRLADGRKSQWNDFEYQYVAKKVAPTFKIPAGEHYVRLESGKGELGIFIVGNDNVFPWRWKIRAPDFNNLQILPELLKGVKLADIMPILGSVDIIMGSVDR, translated from the coding sequence ATGGCACAGATAGAAACTAGAACCGAACCCATGATCCTGAACATGGGGCCGCACCATCCCTCAATGCACGGCGTTTTACGTCTGATTGTAACTTTAGATGGGGAAGATGTAATCGATTGCGAACCCGTAATTGGTTATCTTCATCGCGGAATGGAAAAAATTGCAGAAAGTCGCACCAGCGTTATGTATGTTCCTTATGTAAGTCGTTGGGACTATGCTGCTGGAATGTTTAATGAAGCAATTACTGTAAATGCACCTGAAAAACTGGCAGGTATTGAAGTACCAAAACGCGCTCAGTATATTCGGGTGATTATGCTAGAGTTAAACCGCATTGCTAATCATTTATTGTGGTTAGGGCCGTTTATGGCAGATGTTGGAGCGCAAACTCCCTTTTTCTACATTTTCCGTGAACGTGAGTTAATCTACGATCTATGGGAAGCTGCTACTGGTCAAAGATTAGTTAATAATAACTATTTCCGTATTGGTGGTGTCTCGGTAGATTTACCCTACGGGTGGATTGATAAATGTGAAGATTTTTGTGATTATTTTGATCCTAAAGTCGATGAATATGAAAAATTAATTACTAATAACCCAATTTTCCGCCGTCGTGTAGAAGGAGTAGGTACTATTAGTCGTGATCAAGCAATTAACTGGGGTTTATCAGGGCCGATGTTAAGAGCTTCTGGCGTTAAATGGGACTTGCGTAAAGTAGACCACTATGAATGTTACGATGATTTTGATTGGGATGTTCAGTGGGAAACAGCAGGGGATTGTTTTGCTCGCTACTTAGTTCGAGTCCGTGAAATGCGAGAATCAGTTAAGATTATTCGTCAAGCACTAAAAGCTATTCCTGGTGGTGCTTATGAAAACTTAGAGGCAAAACGCCTAGCGGATGGTCGTAAGTCGCAGTGGAATGACTTTGAATATCAGTATGTAGCTAAAAAAGTTGCACCTACTTTTAAAATTCCTGCAGGAGAACATTATGTTCGTCTTGAAAGTGGCAAAGGCGAATTAGGGATATTTATTGTTGGTAATGATAATGTCTTTCCTTGGCGTTGGAAAATTCGCGCTCCTGACTTTAATAATTTGCAAATATTACCAGAATTGCTCAAAGGAGTGAAATTAGCTGATATTATGCCGATTCTTGGTAGTGTTGATATTATTATGGGTTCAGTTGATCGTTAA
- the folC gene encoding folylpolyglutamate synthase: protein MVVIEDRVTSLLEPFQRFGVNLGLERIKKLLAALGNPQEQVPIIHVAGSNGKGSVCAYLASILTEAGYRVGRYTSPHLVDWTERIQLNGRAIAPSTLVSIIQDIQAVIDPDSESPTQFEVITAAAWVYFAREQVDVAVIEVGLGGRLDATNVCSRPLASIITSLSMEHWQRLGPTLADIAWEKAGIIKPDCPVIVGQIPPAAHEVVAARAQELNAPITWVESAKPVNLAFNSDVNWAKYQDLEYPLPLLGDVQLNNSASAIATIKLLQQQGWSIPDLAIQTGMNKTRWLGRLQWTNWKNTSFLIDGAHNPAAAIALRKYVDTLPQPIVWVMGMLSTKDHQDIFQALLRPQDELHLVPVPGHSTADPQELATLAQEVCPLLSKCQTYDDIFMALDSTLASSESKTVVLCGSLYLIGYFFQNSKTKVR from the coding sequence ATGGTAGTTATTGAAGATAGAGTCACTTCTCTTTTAGAACCCTTTCAACGTTTCGGGGTAAATCTAGGTTTAGAAAGAATTAAAAAGCTACTAGCAGCCCTTGGTAATCCTCAAGAACAAGTCCCAATTATTCATGTCGCAGGTAGTAATGGCAAAGGTTCTGTCTGTGCTTATTTAGCATCTATATTGACTGAGGCAGGGTATCGGGTTGGACGCTACACATCCCCTCATTTAGTAGATTGGACGGAAAGAATTCAATTAAATGGTAGAGCGATCGCTCCTTCTACTTTAGTTAGCATTATCCAAGATATTCAGGCTGTTATTGATCCAGATAGCGAAAGTCCCACTCAGTTTGAAGTAATTACCGCAGCAGCTTGGGTTTATTTTGCTCGTGAGCAAGTAGATGTGGCAGTTATAGAAGTGGGGTTAGGTGGTAGATTAGATGCTACTAACGTTTGCTCACGCCCTTTGGCTAGTATTATTACTTCTCTAAGTATGGAACATTGGCAACGTTTGGGCCCCACCCTGGCTGATATTGCTTGGGAAAAGGCAGGTATCATTAAACCTGATTGTCCCGTTATTGTCGGTCAAATACCCCCCGCAGCCCATGAAGTTGTCGCAGCTAGAGCGCAAGAATTAAACGCTCCTATTACTTGGGTAGAATCAGCTAAACCAGTTAATCTGGCTTTTAATAGTGATGTAAACTGGGCAAAATACCAGGATTTAGAATACCCTTTACCTTTATTAGGGGATGTTCAGCTAAATAATTCGGCAAGTGCGATCGCTACTATTAAACTGCTACAACAGCAGGGATGGTCTATACCTGACTTAGCTATTCAAACGGGAATGAATAAGACTCGTTGGTTAGGAAGACTACAATGGACTAACTGGAAAAATACTTCTTTCTTAATTGATGGCGCGCATAACCCCGCAGCAGCGATCGCTTTAAGAAAATATGTTGATACCCTCCCTCAGCCTATAGTTTGGGTGATGGGAATGTTATCTACTAAAGATCATCAAGATATTTTTCAGGCTTTACTCAGACCCCAAGATGAATTACATTTAGTCCCAGTTCCTGGACATAGTACTGCTGATCCACAAGAGTTAGCAACCTTAGCTCAAGAAGTTTGTCCCCTTTTAAGTAAGTGCCAAACCTACGACGATATTTTTATGGCTCTCGATAGTACCCTAGCTTCATCAGAGTCTAAAACAGTAGTTTTGTGTGGGTCTTTGTATTTAATTGGTTACTTTTTTCAAAACTCGAAGACAAAAGTTAGGTAG